A genomic window from Pelagicoccus albus includes:
- a CDS encoding ATP-binding cassette domain-containing protein, whose translation MPSSEQALLDVADLCVSYPTSTGGIFTKPSSFQAVKGASFSVKRGQTVGLVGESGSGKSTIGKAILKLTPSESGRIIYDGTEISSLSEKSFLPFRKRIQTIFQDPYASLNPRLNVGAIVAEPLIVHEPELSRSEREEKVASLLVKVGLPADAMSRYPHQFSGGQRQRICIARALSSRPEFIICDECVSALDVSVQAQIANLLQDLQDEYGITYLFIAHDLAVVEHMSHEVVVMQAGQIVEKGTAEEIYNEPKTEYTRKLLDAVPKMPSLLA comes from the coding sequence ATGCCTAGTTCGGAGCAAGCCCTTTTGGATGTAGCTGACCTTTGCGTTAGCTATCCTACTAGCACGGGTGGGATCTTCACTAAACCGAGTTCCTTCCAAGCCGTGAAAGGAGCTTCGTTTTCCGTCAAGCGCGGCCAAACAGTCGGTCTGGTCGGAGAGAGTGGAAGTGGCAAGAGTACGATCGGAAAGGCGATCCTCAAACTGACACCCTCGGAATCGGGTAGGATTATTTACGATGGCACCGAAATTTCCAGCCTCAGCGAAAAGAGCTTTTTGCCATTCCGGAAGCGGATCCAAACCATCTTCCAAGATCCATACGCTTCGCTGAACCCACGATTGAATGTCGGAGCCATCGTAGCCGAGCCGTTAATTGTACACGAGCCCGAGTTGAGTCGCTCAGAGCGAGAGGAAAAGGTGGCTTCTCTGTTGGTTAAGGTTGGTTTGCCCGCGGATGCAATGTCCCGCTACCCGCACCAGTTTAGTGGTGGGCAAAGGCAACGAATCTGTATAGCCCGAGCTCTCAGTTCGCGTCCGGAATTCATTATTTGTGATGAGTGTGTAAGTGCTCTCGATGTAAGTGTACAGGCGCAGATTGCGAATCTGCTGCAAGACTTACAGGACGAGTACGGAATCACCTACCTCTTCATTGCCCATGACTTGGCAGTGGTCGAGCATATGAGCCACGAGGTCGTGGTTATGCAAGCTGGCCAGATTGTGGAGAAGGGAACTGCGGAAGAAATCTACAACGAACCAAAAACTGAATACACCCGGAAATTGCTAGATGCGGTGCCTAAAATGCCGAGCCTTCTAGCTTAG
- a CDS encoding ABC transporter ATP-binding protein, which yields MLLEVRDLKIRFNGRHSKVDAVKGISFSLDQGETLAIVGESGSGKSVTSMSLSRLLPPAPKCVVEGAALLDGENLLDYTEKQMRKVRGKRIAYVFQEPSTSLNPYFTVGAQIEEALRFHRDDVTDFKAETISLLEKVGIRDSSKRYGDYPHQMSGGMKQRVVIAMALACQPDILVADEPTTALDVTIEAQIIELLRELREKENMAIILITHNFGIVDGFADKVAVMYRGEIVEQGETKQVLASPKHEYTSALIRCIPQLGVKQRRLPVVDYSEIGKKEIAADA from the coding sequence ATGCTGCTTGAGGTACGAGATTTGAAAATTCGCTTCAATGGCCGCCACTCGAAAGTCGATGCGGTTAAGGGCATCTCGTTTTCTCTCGACCAAGGGGAAACGCTTGCGATCGTAGGGGAAAGCGGCAGTGGAAAAAGTGTTACCTCCATGTCTTTGTCGAGACTGCTGCCACCGGCTCCCAAATGCGTTGTTGAGGGGGCGGCCTTACTCGATGGAGAGAACCTGCTCGATTATACGGAGAAACAGATGCGCAAGGTTCGCGGGAAGCGGATCGCCTATGTGTTTCAGGAGCCTTCGACCTCTTTGAATCCTTATTTCACGGTAGGGGCCCAAATCGAGGAAGCGCTCCGCTTTCATCGCGACGATGTTACTGACTTCAAGGCTGAAACTATCAGCTTGCTGGAGAAAGTGGGAATCAGAGATTCCTCGAAACGCTATGGCGACTACCCTCACCAGATGAGTGGAGGTATGAAGCAAAGGGTTGTGATCGCGATGGCTCTGGCCTGTCAGCCTGACATACTGGTGGCAGACGAGCCAACGACCGCCTTGGATGTGACGATCGAAGCGCAGATAATAGAGCTGCTCCGTGAACTTCGAGAAAAGGAGAACATGGCGATCATTTTGATCACCCACAATTTTGGAATCGTAGACGGTTTTGCCGACAAGGTCGCGGTTATGTACCGAGGGGAAATCGTCGAGCAGGGAGAGACCAAGCAGGTTCTCGCATCGCCGAAGCACGAATACACGAGCGCTCTGATTCGGTGCATTCCCCAGCTTGGGGTAAAGCAGCGACGTTTACCTGTGGTTGATTACTCGGAAATCGGAAAAAAGGAGATCGCAGCGGATGCCTAG